From the Brassica napus cultivar Da-Ae chromosome A8, Da-Ae, whole genome shotgun sequence genome, one window contains:
- the LOC106359587 gene encoding 60S ribosome subunit biogenesis protein NIP7 homolog, translating to MRPLDENETTVVFEKIFKFVGNNLKNIVENPSHEGPEPEPGRYCFRLQKSRVYYVSESLVKRATNISRKSLVSLGTCIGKYTHAGSFHLTIMSLNLLAANAKHKVWLKPTSEMSFLYGNHVLKGGLGRITDSIVPGDGVVVFSMSDVPLGFGIAAKSTQDCRKLDPNGIVVLHQADIGEYLRDEDEL from the coding sequence ATGCGACCTTTGGACGAAAACGAGACGACCGTCGTCTTCGAGAAGATCTTCAAATTCGTGGGCAACAACCTCAAGAACATCGTCGAGAACCCATCTCACGAAGGACCCGAACCAGAGCCCGGCCGCTACTGCTTCCGCCTCCAGAAGAGCAGAGTCTACTACGTCAGCGAGTCTCTCGTGAAGCGAGCCACCAACATCTCCCGCAAAAGCCTGGTCTCCCTCGGAACCTGCATCGGGAAGTACACCCACGCCGGGAGCTTCCACCTGACGATAATGTCGCTCAACCTCTTGGCGGCGAACGCGAAGCACAAGGTGTGGCTGAAACCCACGTCGGAGATGTCCTTTCTTTACGGGAACCATGTGTTGAAAGGAGGGCTTGGGAGGATTACTGATAGTATTGTGCCTGGAGATGGAGTTGTCGTGTTCTCCATGTCGGATGTTCCGTTGGGGTTTGGGATTGCGGCGAAGAGTACGCAGGATTGTCGGAAGTTGGATCCGAATGGTATCGTTGTGCTTCATCAGGCTGATATTGGAGAGTATTTGAGAGATGAAGACGAGCTTTGA